In Nitrobacteraceae bacterium AZCC 1564, the following proteins share a genomic window:
- a CDS encoding hypothetical protein (product_source=Hypo-rule applied; cleavage_site_network=SignalP-noTM; superfamily=49899) produces the protein MLYRCLLAVLLICGSLTSASAETISLGEPGALPTHFQFWHGDKADSMPWSAVRDSAADDGVALEYAASDKHGGSFVASYPSARATNFKARVQFSLIHGLLPSGGLVLRMRGPDDYDLVKVSAYEERLSVLHVVNGKPNEIAGVDTEIAQDHWQTLEVDVRETEFKIMLDGRWVLTAFDRSAVHEGSIGIWSENDNITRFGGLQFTPHDDGQHADLGADQTRGERR, from the coding sequence ATGCTGTATCGATGCCTTCTTGCTGTGCTGCTGATATGCGGCAGCCTCACTAGCGCTTCCGCCGAGACGATCTCGCTCGGCGAGCCTGGCGCCCTGCCAACGCATTTTCAGTTCTGGCATGGCGACAAAGCTGACAGCATGCCCTGGTCCGCGGTCCGCGACAGCGCCGCCGACGATGGTGTTGCATTGGAATACGCTGCATCGGACAAGCACGGCGGCTCTTTCGTAGCCAGCTATCCATCGGCCCGCGCCACCAATTTCAAGGCAAGAGTTCAGTTCAGTCTGATCCATGGCCTGCTCCCCAGCGGCGGACTCGTCCTGCGCATGAGAGGCCCTGACGATTACGACCTCGTCAAGGTGAGCGCCTATGAGGAACGGCTTTCCGTCCTTCACGTTGTCAACGGCAAGCCCAACGAAATCGCGGGCGTCGACACCGAGATCGCGCAAGACCACTGGCAGACGCTCGAGGTCGATGTGCGCGAAACCGAATTCAAGATCATGCTCGATGGCCGCTGGGTGCTGACCGCGTTCGACCGCAGCGCGGTGCACGAAGGCAGTATCGGCATCTGGAGCGAGAACGACAACATCACCCGCTTCGGCGGGCTGCAGTTCACGCCACATGACGACGGACAACACGCAGATTTGGGGGCAGATCAAACTCGTGGAGAACGACGATGA
- a CDS encoding chromate transporter (product_source=KO:K07240; cog=COG2059; ko=KO:K07240; pfam=PF02417; tigrfam=TIGR00937; transmembrane_helix_parts=Inside_1_93,TMhelix_94_116,Outside_117_120,TMhelix_121_143,Inside_144_163,TMhelix_164_186,Outside_187_232,TMhelix_233_255,Inside_256_261,TMhelix_262_284,Outside_285_303,TMhelix_304_326,Inside_327_337,TMhelix_338_360,Outside_361_374,TMhelix_375_397,Inside_398_417,TMhelix_418_440,Outside_441_443,TMhelix_444_461,Inside_462_464), with product MTDIAAMSSARTESPAFPTEREAFRVWLRIALLSFGGPAGQIAVMHRILVDEELWISESRFLHALNYCMLLPGPEAQQLATYVGWLMHKTRGGIVAGGLFILPGVISIMALSMIYAAFGNVGFVAALFFGLKAAVLAIVIQAVQRVGSRALKSSASQALAAAAFIAIFFFNLPFPLIVLLAGVVGFAAARLGIQAFVSNNGHGPSSSTALVDSLLGDELPAHARPSVACTVRVTLVWLLLWLVPVALIIITLGTGNVFSQIGVFFSKMAMVTFGGAYAVLAYVAQQVVQHYHWLQPSEMLDGLGMAETTPGPLIMVLQFVGFMAAFRDPGALSPMTAAVLGGLLATWVTFIPCFLWIFLGAPFVEVMRGNKALAGALSAITAAVVGVILNLAVWFAIHTLFRDTLPVRAAGLSFDVPILASVDHWAVLLAASAAIAIFRFNANMIATLGGCALAGLALHLLNMV from the coding sequence ATGACCGACATCGCGGCCATGTCGTCCGCCCGCACGGAGAGCCCGGCATTCCCGACCGAGCGCGAGGCGTTCCGCGTCTGGCTGCGCATCGCGCTGCTCTCCTTCGGTGGGCCTGCGGGACAGATCGCCGTGATGCACCGGATCCTGGTGGACGAGGAGCTCTGGATCTCCGAGAGCCGTTTCCTGCATGCGCTGAACTACTGCATGCTGCTGCCGGGGCCGGAAGCTCAACAGCTCGCCACCTATGTCGGCTGGCTGATGCACAAGACCCGCGGCGGCATCGTCGCGGGCGGTCTGTTTATTCTGCCGGGCGTCATCTCGATCATGGCGCTGAGTATGATCTATGCCGCCTTCGGCAACGTCGGCTTCGTCGCGGCGCTGTTCTTCGGCCTCAAGGCCGCGGTGCTCGCCATCGTCATCCAGGCCGTGCAGCGCGTCGGCAGCCGCGCACTGAAAAGCTCTGCCTCACAGGCGCTCGCAGCCGCGGCCTTCATCGCCATTTTCTTTTTCAACCTGCCGTTCCCGCTCATCGTGCTTTTGGCGGGCGTGGTCGGCTTCGCCGCCGCGCGGCTCGGCATACAAGCTTTCGTCTCAAACAACGGACATGGCCCCTCGTCATCCACCGCGCTGGTGGACAGTTTACTCGGCGACGAACTGCCCGCGCACGCGCGGCCCAGTGTCGCGTGCACCGTTCGCGTGACGCTGGTGTGGCTCTTGCTGTGGCTCGTGCCAGTGGCTCTCATCATCATCACGCTCGGCACCGGCAACGTGTTCAGCCAGATCGGTGTGTTCTTCAGCAAGATGGCGATGGTCACCTTTGGCGGCGCGTATGCCGTGCTCGCTTACGTCGCCCAGCAGGTGGTGCAGCACTATCACTGGCTGCAGCCGAGCGAGATGCTGGATGGCCTCGGCATGGCGGAGACCACGCCGGGCCCGCTGATCATGGTGCTGCAGTTCGTGGGCTTCATGGCGGCGTTCCGTGATCCCGGCGCGTTGTCGCCGATGACAGCCGCCGTGCTCGGCGGATTGCTGGCCACATGGGTGACGTTCATCCCGTGCTTTCTTTGGATCTTCCTCGGTGCGCCGTTCGTCGAGGTGATGCGCGGCAACAAGGCGCTCGCAGGCGCACTGTCGGCGATCACCGCTGCTGTGGTCGGCGTGATCCTTAATCTCGCGGTATGGTTCGCCATTCACACGCTGTTCCGCGACACGTTACCCGTGCGCGCAGCGGGACTGTCGTTCGACGTCCCAATCCTCGCGAGCGTCGATCATTGGGCCGTTCTGCTTGCGGCCAGTGCCGCGATCGCAATCTTTCGTTTCAACGCCAACATGATTGCGACGCTCGGCGGCTGCGCGCTGGCGGGCCTCGCGCTTCATCTGCTGAATATGGTGTGA